CCGGACGTGCTGATCGCGATGAACGAGATCTCCCTGCGCAAGTTCGCGCCGCAGGTCGAGTCCGGCGGGCTCATCATCTACAGCCGGGACCGGCTGCCGGAAGATTTCGAGGTGCCGCAGGGCGCACGCGCGGTCTGCGTGCCGGCGTTCGACATGGCCGACCACCTGGGATCGGCCAAGGTGGCGAACACTATCCTGCTGGGCGCTCTGCTGGCCGAAACCGAGTGCCTGCAGGCGGCAACCGCAGAGGCGGTGCTCGAGGCCAAGGTCAAGAACCCGAAGTATGTCGAGCTGAACCGGAAGGCGCTGGCCCTGGGCCGGCGCTACGACGAGCACGAGCTGCACGTCTCCCTGTCCCAGCCGGACGGGTTCGCGAGTTAGCAGTGACGCTGGCGGGCCGAAGCAGGCCGGGCGGCGAGGGCCCCAAGGATTCATAAGCCGGAACGGGTCATCATCCATACCTGCCGCCGGATTCACCCGGTACCCGTTCCGGCGCTTTCCCCTTTTCCCACCCTGTGACCGCGGTCACTCGCAGCAGTGACTTGTGTCATAGCGCGTTCCCCGGCGGGAGGGTATTTTTCGAACGAACGTTCGAACTATGGGGGTGTCGGTGCCTGTTCCGGCCATCGATTTCATGTACTACGTCGCGACCCGCGAGTTCATGGAGCAGTGGGACCGCGCCAAGCAGGGAGAGCTGGTCTGCCGCATGGAGAAGGCCATCGGCGGCCTGCCGCGCTACAACTCCATCGAGGAGATGATCGCGCTGATGGACGCGGCCGGCGTCGAGAAGGTCTTCATCGTGCAGTGCAAGATGTGGTCCTACTGGCGCAAGTGGATGTACATGGACACGCGCCTGGAGGACGTCCTCCAGTACACCCAGAAATATCCCGACCGCTTCGTCGGGCTGGCCGGCTACAACCCGTTCCGCATCAAAGAGAGCCTGGCCGAGATCGAGATGTCGGTGCGCACCTGCGGCTTCAAGGGCGTGTACGTCCACATCTACGGCTTCGACATTCCCCTCAACGACGCCAAGATGTACCCGCTTTACGCCAAGTGCGTGGAACTGGGCGTTCCCGTCTCCCTGCAGGTGGGCCACGTGCTCGAGGCCATGCCCAGCGACTGCGCGCGCCCCATGCAACTGGATCGCATCGCCTGCGATTTCCCCGAACTGAAGATGGTCGGCGCGCACACCGGCTGGCCGTGGGTGGATGAGCTGCTCTCCGTCTGCTACAAGTGGGAGAACATCTGGTTCGGCGTCGATGCCTGGATGCCGAAGTACCTCTCCCCGCAGATCGTGCAGTTCATCAACAGCCGCCTGGGACGCGACCGCTGCCTCTGGGGCACCAACGGCCTGTCTTGGAAAGAATCTCTGCGGCAGGTCGACGAGCTGGGGCTGAAAGACGACGTCAAGCGCAAGCTGCTACATGACAACGCGGTCGAGCTGTTCGGGCTGGGAAAACCCGCGGCCGCAGTGACCGTAGAGACTGTCGGAGTCAGCAAAGCATGAGCCTGGTGGACCTGGCAGGGAAGAGCGCTGTGGTGACCGGCGGGGCGCGAGGGATCGGCCGCGCCATCGTGCAGGTGCTTGCGGAGTGCGGCGCCGAGGTGATGATCGCCGATCTGCGCTTCGACGAAGCCGATACCGCGGCGCGCGAGATCGCAAGCGCCACCGGGCGGCGCGTGCTCGCCTGCGCGACCGATGTCACCAAACTGGAGCAGGTCCAGGCCATGCGCGACCAGGCCGTCGCGCAGTTGGGAAAGATCGACATCCTGGTGAACAACGCGGGATGGGACCGCATCCAGCCCTTCGTCAAGACCACACCCGAGCTGTGGGAGCGCATCATCGCCATCAACTACAAGGGCGTGATCCACACCTGCTACGTGGTGCTGCCGCACATGCAATCGCGCAAGCAGGGAGCGATCGT
This genomic stretch from Terriglobia bacterium harbors:
- a CDS encoding amidohydrolase family protein, coding for MPVPAIDFMYYVATREFMEQWDRAKQGELVCRMEKAIGGLPRYNSIEEMIALMDAAGVEKVFIVQCKMWSYWRKWMYMDTRLEDVLQYTQKYPDRFVGLAGYNPFRIKESLAEIEMSVRTCGFKGVYVHIYGFDIPLNDAKMYPLYAKCVELGVPVSLQVGHVLEAMPSDCARPMQLDRIACDFPELKMVGAHTGWPWVDELLSVCYKWENIWFGVDAWMPKYLSPQIVQFINSRLGRDRCLWGTNGLSWKESLRQVDELGLKDDVKRKLLHDNAVELFGLGKPAAAVTVETVGVSKA
- a CDS encoding SDR family oxidoreductase, which gives rise to MSLVDLAGKSAVVTGGARGIGRAIVQVLAECGAEVMIADLRFDEADTAAREIASATGRRVLACATDVTKLEQVQAMRDQAVAQLGKIDILVNNAGWDRIQPFVKTTPELWERIIAINYKGVIHTCYVVLPHMQSRKQGAIVNLSSDSARVGSLGEAIYSGAKAAIVAFSKTLAREHARDNIRVNVVCPGLVETGLLTEMREDEFASKILGSIVNAIPLKRFAEPCEIAPLVAFLASDAARYITGQVTSVNGGLTMV